In the Arachis ipaensis cultivar K30076 chromosome B10, Araip1.1, whole genome shotgun sequence genome, one interval contains:
- the LOC107622813 gene encoding ultraviolet-B receptor UVR8 — protein MDATTSGTPTIQYHHNIPDQPITTAIVVATPIPTFQRQQRHCFGDASPGEFPLSANPSIVLHVLTACNLDPQDLAKLEATCSFFRQPANFAPDFDLSLSEIAALDMCQKRAIFKPMSTEQREDLKRRCGGSWKLVLRYLQAGEACCRREKSQAIAGPGHSIAVTSNGVVYSFGSNSSGQLGHGTTEEEWRPRPIRTLQGIRIIQAAAGAGRTMLISDSGQVYACGKDSFGEAEYGGQGSKMVTAPQLVESLRNIFVVQAAIGNFFTAVLSREGRVYTFSWGSDGKLGHHTDQSDVEPHPLLGALEDIPVVQIAAGYCYLLCLACQPSGMSVYSVGCGLGGKLGHGSRTDEKYPRLIEQFQLLNLQPMVVAAGAWHAAVVGRDGRVCTWGWGRYGCLGHGNEECESAPKVVEALSNVKAVHVATGDYTTFVVSDDGDVYSFGCGESASLGHNAGIDEQGNRHANVLSPELVTSLKQINERVVQISLTNSIYWNAHTFALTESGKLYAFGAGDKGQLGIELVANQTERGNPERVDIDLG, from the exons ATGGATGCCACAACAAGCGGAACCCCAACTATACAATACCATCATAACATCCCTGACCAGCCAATCACAACTGCCATTGTTGTTGCCACACCAATTCCAACATTTCAAAGGCAGCAACGCCATTGCTTCGGGGACGCGTCCCCGGGGGAGTTTCCCTTGTCTGCTAACCCCTCCATTGTCCTTCATGTCCTCACAGCATGTAATTTGGACCCTCAAGACCTTGCCAAACTAGAG GCAACATGCTCTTTCTTCAGGCAGCCAGCAAACTTTGCCCCTGATTTCGATTTGTCCTTGTCGGAGATTGCTGCGCTGGACATGTGTCAAAAGAGAGCCATATTTAAGCCAATGTCCACAGAACAAAGGGAAGATTTGAAGCGAAGATGTGGAGGCTCATGGAAGTTGGTGCTGAGGTATTTGCAAGCCGGAGAAGCATGTTGCCGGAGGGAGAAGTCACAGGCAATAGCAGGTCCTGGTCATAGCATTGCTGTGACGTCAAATGGAGTTGTTTATTCATTCGGTTCCAACAGTTCAGGACAACTAGGGCATGGCACCACTGAGGAGGAATGGCGGCCTCGGCCGATAAG AACCTTGCAAGGCATTCGAATTATACAAGCTGCTGCTGGTGCTGGGAGGACCATGTTGATAAGCGATTCGGGGCAAGTTTATGCATGTGGCAAAGATTCTTTTGGGGAAGCTGAGTATGGAGGTCAAGGGTCTAAAATGGTTACAGCTCCACAATTAGTAGAGTCTTTGAGAAACATATTTGTTGTACAGGCTGCAATTGGGAATTTCTTCACAGCTGTGTTATCAAGAGAAGGAAGGGTTTATACGTTTTCTTGGGGTAGTGATGGAAAACTTGGACACCACACCGATCAAAGTGATGTGGAACCCCATCCTTTATTAGGAGCTCTGGAAGATATTCCAGTGGTGCAAATTGCTGCTGGATATTGCTACCTTCTTTGTCTGGCTTGTCAACCTAGTGGAAT GTCTGTATACTCGGTTGGTTGTGGCCTGGGAGGCAAGCTTGGACACGGTTCAAGAACTGATGAGAAGTACCCTCGGTTGATCGAACAGTTCCAGTTGTTAAACCTTCAACCAATGGTGGTTGCTGCTGGTGCATGGCATGCTGCTGTTGTAGGACGGGATGGCCGAGTGTGCACATGGGGATGGGGCCGTTATGGTTGCTTGGGGCATGGGAATGAAGAATGTGAATCAGCACCTAAGGTTGTGGAAGCATTGAGTAATGTCAAAGCTGTTCATGTTGCAACAGGAGATTACACAACCTTTGTAGTGTCTGATGATGGTGATGTGTATTCATTTGGCTGTGGGGAATCTGCTAGTCTTGGACACAATGCTGGAATCGACGAACAG GGCAACAGACATGCAAATGTGTTGAGTCCAGAGCTCGTAACATCGCTGAAACAGATCAATGAAAGGGTGGTACAAATTAGCTTGACGAATTCCATATATTGGAATGCTCACACCTTTGCCCTAACCGAATCTGGAAAGCTGTACGCATTTGGGGCCGGAGACAAAGGACAGCTAGGAATTGAGCTTGTTGCAAACCAAACCGAAAGGGGAAATCCGGAAAGGGTCGACATTGATCTTGGTTAA